A window from Corynebacterium accolens encodes these proteins:
- a CDS encoding ATP-binding cassette domain-containing protein — translation MITTRDFTFSAGLTHGLVGRNGIGKTTLLRKIAGQIQSGRITVFDRQPFDNQSVLNRVILMGIDNPLPDSWGSKKLGAVGQARWPNWNAERYDDLIARFDIPNKAYSALSRGQKSALGFVFAVASGCEIMLLDEPYLGLDLPRRELFYQVLREEHGRTIVVSTHHLNEIEGLLDTISLMGEHPISGPVDEFVDSFLEISGPEEAISAAISALDLPVLERASTSLGDQVLVDARTTSPDPVFRYANEHHLRVTEVSLEKAVRSLEEQS, via the coding sequence ATGATTACTACCCGCGATTTCACCTTTTCCGCAGGCCTTACCCATGGCTTGGTCGGCCGCAACGGAATTGGCAAGACCACCTTATTGCGAAAAATCGCCGGCCAAATTCAATCCGGCCGCATCACGGTCTTTGACCGCCAGCCCTTTGATAACCAATCCGTGCTCAACCGGGTAATCCTCATGGGCATCGACAATCCGCTGCCGGATTCGTGGGGTAGCAAGAAACTCGGTGCCGTCGGCCAGGCCCGATGGCCCAACTGGAATGCGGAGCGATACGACGACCTCATCGCGCGCTTTGACATCCCAAATAAGGCGTATTCCGCGCTCTCCCGCGGGCAGAAATCGGCGTTGGGATTTGTTTTCGCCGTTGCCTCTGGCTGCGAAATAATGCTTTTGGACGAGCCTTATCTGGGCCTCGACCTGCCGCGGCGCGAACTCTTTTACCAGGTCCTCCGGGAAGAACACGGTCGCACCATCGTGGTATCCACCCATCACCTCAACGAGATAGAGGGCTTACTGGACACCATTTCCCTCATGGGGGAGCACCCCATTAGCGGCCCCGTAGACGAATTTGTCGATTCTTTCCTGGAAATCAGCGGGCCCGAAGAAGCGATCTCCGCGGCCATTTCCGCACTGGACCTGCCGGTATTGGAGCGCGCTTCAACCAGCCTGGGAGACCAGGTGCTTGTCGATGCCCGCACTACCTCGCCCGATCCCGTCTTCCGCTATGCCAACGAACATCACCTCCGGGTAACAGAGGTATCACTTGAAAAGGCTGTCCGATCATTGGAGGAGCAGTCATGA